A window of Cyprinus carpio isolate SPL01 unplaced genomic scaffold, ASM1834038v1 S000006481, whole genome shotgun sequence contains these coding sequences:
- the LOC109088251 gene encoding long-chain fatty acid transport protein 1-like, producing the protein MGAGDGFRAPLAVITAGLLSVLGLSWFWSMLALIGVYLCSGGWRFLYVAACTIKRDIVGLCILLRVKYFMHHYISTRSTVPSIFAQRVALHPDKPALVEESTGEVWSFSELDRRSNAVAQWALAQGWRSGDVVAIFMESRPLMVALWLGLAKVGVEPALINFNLRRDSLMHCMGVSGARGMVFGVELLDVVLEVKESLSSLSLFCTGSAAAQSLDSLSAQNLDVLLASSPDTPPAVTHSKGFNDRLFYIYTSGTTGLPKAAIIVHSRYYRIAAFGYYSFGLGPDDVVYCCLPLYHSAGNIVGVGQCLLHGLTVVIRRKFSASRFWDDCVKYNCTVVQYIGEICRYLLSQPVRPSESCHQVRVAMGNGLRPNVWEDFMKRFNIKRIGEFYGATECNCSLANMDNKVGACGFNSVILPSVYPIRLLRADEDTMELIRDSQGLCVPCKPGEPGIIVGRINPHDPLRRFDGYANQEATNKKISHNVFKKGDSVYVSGDLMVMDEFGYVYFRDRGGDTFRWRGENVSTTEVEGILSSLLKHTDVAVYGVSVPGVEGKAGMAAIVDVTNYFNCETFLRDVQNALPSYARPIFLRLSPEVDKTGTFKIQKTRLQKEGFDPQQTTDQLYFLNSRLGRYESLTEELYSAIMQGKLSL; encoded by the exons ATGGGTGCTGGAGACGGGTTTCGTGCCCCGCTGGCGGTGATCACTGCTGGGTTACTGAGTGTGCTGGGCCTCTCATGGTTCTGGAGTATGCTGGCTCTTATAGGAGTTTATTTATGTTCTGGAGGATGGAGGTTTCTCTATGTGGCTGCATGCACCATCAAGAGAGACATTGT TGGTCTGTGCATACTGTTGCGTGTGAAATACTTCATGCATCATTACATTAGTACGCGCAGCACCGTCCCGTCTATATTCGCCCAGCGGGTGGCGCTCCACCCGGACAAGCCGGCTCTGGTGGAGGAGTCCACGGGCGAGGTGTGGAGCTTCTCTGAGCTGGACCGGCGGTCGAACGCTGTGGCGCAGTGGGCCTTGGCGCAGGGCTGGAGGTCAGGCGATGTGGTGGCCATCTTCATGGAGAGCCGGCCGCTCATGGTGGCGCTGTGGCTCGGTCTGGCTAAAGTGGGCGTGGAGCCGGCGCTCATCAATTTTAACCTGCGACGCGATTCGTTGATGCACTGCATGGGCGTGTCTGGAGCGCGAGGGATGGTGTTCGGGGTGGAGCTTCTGGACG TGGTGTTGGAGGTGAAGGAGTCTCtcagctctctttctctcttctgtacTGGTTCGGCTGCGGCCCAGTCTTTGGATTCGCTGTCAGCTCAGAATCTGGATGTGCTGCTGGCTTCATCTCCTGACACGCCACCCGCCGTCACACACAGCAAGGGCTTCAACG ACAGGTTATTTTACATCTACACCTCAGGAACGACGGGTTTACCTAAAGCTGCCATCATAGTTCACAGCAG GTACTATCGCATCGCTGCGTTTGGATATTACTCCTTTGGTCTGGGGCCAGATGATGTGGTTTACTGCTGCCTGCCGCTCTATCACTCCGCAG GTAACATTGTGGGTGTGGGTCAGTGTCTGCTGCACGGTCTGACGGTGGTGATCCGCAGGAAGTTCTCCGCGAGCCGTTTCTGGGACGACTGTGTGAAATACAACTGCACG GTGGTCCAGTACATTGGTGAAATCTGTCGATATCTGTTATCTCAGCCGGTCCGTCCGTCCGAGTCTTGTCACCAGGTGCGTGTTGCCATGGGCAATGGTCTGCGGCCTAACGTTTGGGAAGATTTTATGAAACGTTTCAACATCAAACGCATCGGTGAGTTTTATGGAGCCACTGAGTGCAACTGCAGCCTCGCCAACATGGACAACAAG GTTGGGGCGTGTGGCTTCAACAGTGTGATTCTGCCCAGTGTTTATCCCATCAGACTGCTGAGAGCAGACGAGGACACAATGGAGTTAATACGGGACAGTCAAGGACTGTGTGTCCCATGCAAACCag GAGAACCAGGGATTATTGTTGGCCGAATCAATCCACATGATCCATTACGTCGTTTTGATGGCTACGCGAATCAAGAGGCCACCAATAAAAAGATCTCTCACAATGTCTTCAAAAAGGGAGACTCTGTGTATGTATCAG GTGATTTGATGGTGATGGATGAGTTCGGTTACGTGTATTTCCGGGACCGAGGCGGAGACACGTTTCGCTGGCGGGGTGAGAACGTGTCCACCACAGAGGTGGAAGGAATCCTGAGCTCTCTGTTGAAACATACGGATGTGGCCGTCTATGGCGTCTCAGTGCCAG GTGTGGAGGGGAAGGCAGGAATGGCTGCCATAGTGGACGTGACAAATTACTTCAACTGTGAGACATTTCTACGAGATGTGCAGAACGCACTGCCCTCATACGCTCGCCCAATCTTCTTACGACTTTCACCTGAGGTCGACAAAACAG GCACATTTAAAATCCAAAAGACTCGTTTACAGAAGGAGGGATTTGACCCACAACAAACCACTGACCAGCTTTACTTTCTCAACAGCCGTTTGGGGCGATACGAGAGTCTGACGGAGGAGCTCTACAGTGCCATCATGCAGGGAAAATTATCACTATAA